Proteins from a single region of Gordonia hongkongensis:
- a CDS encoding Trm112 family protein has protein sequence MTTRAEAIDPIVRERLACPQDHGPLVDAGDELYNPRLHVAYRIDSDGIPVMLVDEARTVDDAEHERIVGSQPE, from the coding sequence GTGACGACACGCGCTGAGGCCATCGACCCGATCGTGCGCGAACGCCTGGCCTGCCCGCAGGACCACGGTCCGCTGGTCGACGCCGGCGACGAGCTCTACAACCCGCGGCTGCATGTCGCCTACCGCATCGACTCCGACGGCATCCCGGTGATGCTCGTCGACGAGGCGCGCACGGTCGACGACGCCGAGCACGAGCGCATCGTCGGTTCTCAGCCGGAGTAG
- the tyrS gene encoding tyrosine--tRNA ligase: MLDELQWRGLIAQSTDLGALGEALANGPVTLYAGFDPTAASLHAGHLVPLLTLKRFQLAGHRPIVLAGGATGLIGDPRDVGERTMNSTDTVAEWAARIDAQLRRFVDIDDTPTGAVVVNNLDWTGKLSAVEFLRDLGKHFSVNVMLARDTVKRRLEADGMSYAEFSYLLLQSNDFVELNRRYGCVLQIGGSDQWGNIVGGVDLARRLDGSALHGMTVPLVTSSDGKKFGKSTGGGSLWLDPDLTSPYSWYQYFVNTADADVIRYLRWFTFLGREEIDELERATAETPHLRRAQRTLAAEMTTLIHGQANTDAVQLASQALFGRAELDELDEATLAAAVGETSIAEYGEARPTIIELLVDTKLSESNKAARRAVSEGGAYVNNTKITDPEWQPADADLLHGRWLVVRRGKKSFAGARLGL; the protein is encoded by the coding sequence ATCCTCGACGAACTGCAATGGCGCGGGCTGATCGCCCAGTCCACCGATCTCGGTGCACTGGGGGAGGCCCTCGCGAACGGACCGGTCACGTTGTACGCGGGCTTCGACCCGACGGCGGCGAGTCTGCACGCCGGTCACCTCGTCCCGTTGCTGACCCTCAAGCGTTTCCAGTTGGCGGGTCATCGTCCGATCGTCCTAGCGGGCGGTGCCACCGGTCTGATCGGTGATCCCCGCGACGTGGGGGAGCGGACGATGAACTCGACGGACACCGTCGCCGAGTGGGCCGCGCGTATCGACGCGCAGCTTCGACGGTTCGTCGACATCGACGACACCCCTACGGGCGCCGTGGTGGTGAACAACCTGGACTGGACCGGCAAGCTGTCGGCGGTCGAGTTCCTCCGCGACCTGGGTAAGCACTTCTCGGTGAACGTGATGCTCGCGCGTGACACGGTGAAGCGACGCCTCGAAGCCGACGGCATGAGTTACGCGGAGTTCAGCTACCTGCTCCTGCAGTCGAACGACTTCGTCGAACTGAATCGCCGGTACGGATGTGTGCTGCAGATCGGTGGTTCCGACCAGTGGGGCAACATCGTCGGCGGCGTGGATCTGGCCCGTCGTCTCGACGGCTCGGCACTGCACGGGATGACGGTTCCGCTCGTGACCTCGTCGGACGGCAAGAAGTTCGGCAAGTCCACTGGTGGGGGCAGTCTGTGGCTCGACCCGGACCTGACGAGCCCCTACTCCTGGTACCAGTACTTCGTGAACACGGCGGACGCCGATGTAATCCGTTACTTGCGCTGGTTCACCTTCCTGGGGCGCGAGGAGATCGACGAACTCGAACGTGCCACCGCCGAGACCCCGCACCTGCGGCGCGCACAGCGCACACTCGCCGCCGAGATGACGACCCTCATCCACGGTCAGGCCAACACCGATGCGGTCCAACTGGCCAGCCAGGCACTGTTCGGTCGGGCCGAGCTCGATGAACTCGACGAGGCGACCCTCGCGGCCGCGGTCGGGGAGACCTCGATCGCCGAGTACGGCGAGGCCCGTCCGACGATCATCGAGTTGCTGGTCGACACGAAGCTGTCGGAGTCCAACAAGGCTGCTCGCCGCGCAGTGTCCGAGGGCGGCGCGTACGTGAACAACACCAAGATCACCGACCCGGAGTGGCAGCCGGCCGACGCCGATCTGCTCCACGGGCGGTGGTTGGTGGTGCGTCGCGGCAAGAAAAGCTTCGCCGGCGCCAGACTAGGCCTCTGA